ATGGAAAACAGGTAAACCATAAAGATTTAAATAAGAAAAACAATAATACAGAAAATTTGGAGTATGTAACAGCGAGGGAAAACACTATACATGCTATACAGAATGGCAGATTTGACAGTTCATCTCAACAGTTACATGAAGCAAATGAAAAGAGAAAAATAGGTGTACTGGCTGTAAAAAATGGCATTGTATCTCGTTTTACGTCTATTCGTGAGGCTTCACGAAAGTTATCTATTGATAGAAAACAAATAAAACAGAGCTTACAAAATAAATATCCGCTTGCAAAGGGTTATCGGTTTTTCTATGTAGCTGGGGGTGATTAACTTGCCAATATTACGAC
This region of Megasphaera stantonii genomic DNA includes:
- a CDS encoding NUMOD4 domain-containing protein; the protein is MVEEWRDIKGYQGKYQISNTGKVRSLNYHREGRIKELIPKDCRGYLQIGLTKKGKKRFYAIHRLVADSFIGNGDGKQVNHKDLNKKNNNTENLEYVTARENTIHAIQNGRFDSSSQQLHEANEKRKIGVLAVKNGIVSRFTSIREASRKLSIDRKQIKQSLQNKYPLAKGYRFFYVAGGD